A stretch of Cicer arietinum cultivar CDC Frontier isolate Library 1 chromosome 5, Cicar.CDCFrontier_v2.0, whole genome shotgun sequence DNA encodes these proteins:
- the LOC101493495 gene encoding putative disease resistance protein At5g05400 isoform X1 encodes MAKYLAGPVIREVQYFLCVNKVMNDLENEKEVLASERDNLLIRVAQAKERTEVIEKPVEKWLNDVENLLRAVEDLVQRMETDNNCFQGWFPTCRRYLLCKQMVQEISTIGKLKGKSNDIQPFSHRAQLPGIQYHSSEDFIYFESTKLAYNELMEALKDDCISIIGVYGLGGCGKTTLVTEVGKKSEELDMFDKVISITVSRTPNNRGIQGKIADMLNLKLMEESEEGRAQRIWLRLKDNKRILLILDDLWREFHLKDIGIRLDNVNRSTWKILVTTRREHVCTLMDCQKNIHLGLLSEDESWTLFRKFARIDDEYSELLDSVPRRICNECKGLPITIKTIGSSLKGRQEIEWQQAFDMLRDSKASNDEDTLMPTLNCFKFSYDYLQRPEAQRLFLMCSLFPEDYHIPIEDLMRYAIGQGVERTHSLQSTRSLIQAHINKLLDSCLLMPGSVKMHDMVRDAALWIANRSENCKILVNLDEPLSIAAENNKISDCFAVSSWWYNESPSFCQLHAPNLKMLLLNIVGHRSWNSLDLSHLIFEGIQGLEVLSLTIDYKIVPLSFPPSIQLLTNVRTLRLNGLKFGDISFIGSLTRLEVLDLRRCEFDELPTKIGKLKSLKLLDLSECHIFENNYNGAIGKCSNLEELYASACYPEEYVYEIILDIGVLPNLQRFVLNDPIVRERTRVLQLNDFDISKLRTTKKIFLQIAEIVVLRGLHGECKNIIPNMVEVVGGMNNLSTLCFVDCQEIECILDKTSDSKVDDLIPMLVELRLQIMRNLKGLCQGPTLQVLPFFEKLEILELRYCPQLHNIFPLECKLHNLKSLNLSYSRSSEVLFPLSVAQSLLQLEKLIVEGCDELKHIILCDREHDFNARTEIVQAQRDSHFLMPCLREVKIHDCWKLESIFPICYVEGLSQLQMIDVWNVPQLEYVFDECYHAYQPFQDNIFLPNLEVLKLCNLHNLFGMFPLDYSQVGWPYESLRKLTVQHCSRFSRLWLDVMVGSFPIHHLLNDTNPSKLQELVVSGIHHLSIILWNLPISSLLYLQYVQVSNCENLKCLFSMEKHSSLPELMSLRVYDCQKLEQIFEANEEHLQLPNMEVYFPKLKHIEVQNCNNLKSLFPVAMVRMLPQLSTLRISKANQLEEVFKRGPGDDIINQMEVVLPNLSDITLDDLPSFIDIFHTSKLYVVKPLKLCIYKCPKASLNLRNKFRMKLEETADEMMKLLSS; translated from the exons ATGGCTAAATATTTGGCGGGACCAGTAATTCGCGAAGTACAATACTTTCTTTGTGTAAATAAAGTAATGAATGATCTTGAGAATGAAAAGGAGGTGTTGGCATCCGAGAGAGACAACTTGCTAATTCGTGTTGCACAAGCAAAGGAGAGAACAGAAGTAATTGAAAAACCAGTGGAGAAGTGGCTGAATGATGTAGAAAATCTCTTAAGAGCGGTGGAGGATCTTGTTCAGAGGATGGAGACTGACAACAATTGCTTTCAAGGATGGTTTCCAACATGTAGGAGGTATCTTTTGTGCAAGCAAATGGTACAAGAGATATCAACAATAGGGAAACTGAAAGGCAAAAGCAATGATATTCAACCATTTTCTCACCGTGCTCAGCTACCAGGTATTCAGTATCATTCATCCGAAGACTTCATTTATTTTGAATCTACAAAATTGGCTTATAATGAACTCATGGAGGCACTTAAGGATGATTGTATCTCTATAATAGGAGTGTATGGACTAGGTGGATGTGGAAAAACAACCCTTGTAACAGAAGTTGGCAAGAAGTCTGAAGAATTGGATATGTTTGATAAGGTTATATCAATCACAGTGTCTCGAACTCCAAACAATAGAGGCATTCAGGGAAAAATTGCAGATATGTTAAACTTGAAATTGATGGAAGAAAGTGAAGAAGGAAGAGCACAACGTATATGGTTGCGTTTAAAAGATAATAAGCGAATTCTTCTAATACTAGACGATCTGTGGAGAGAGTTTCATTTGAAAGATATAGGGATTCGCTTAGACAATGTTAATAGAAGCACATGGAAAATCCTTGTAACCACTCGTAGAGAGCATGTTTGTACTTTAATGGActgtcaaaaaaatattcatttggGGCTCTTGTCTGAAGATGAATCTTGGACTTTATTCCGAAAGTTTGCAAGAATTGATGACGAATATTCTGAGTTATTGGATAGTGTGCCACGGAGAATCTGCAATGAATGTAAGGGACTTCCCATAACAATCAAAACTATAGGGTCATCATTAAAAGGAAGGCAAGAAATCGAGTGGCAGCAAGCATTTGATATGTTGAGGGATTCAAAGGCATCCAATGATGAAGATACATTGATGCCTACTTTAAATTGCTTTAAATTTAGCTATGATTATTTGCAAAGGCCGGAAGCGCAACGGCTCTTTCTGATGTGTTCTCTTTTTCCAGAAGACTATCACATCCCAATAGAAGATTTGATGAGGTATGCAATTGGACAAGGTGTGGAAAGAACGCACTCATTGCAATCAACAAGGAGCTTGATCCAAGCACACATAAATAAACTTTTGGATTCTTGCTTGCTGATGCCTGGTTCTGTGAAGATGCATGACATGGTTCGCGATGCAGCCTTATGGATCGCAAATAGATCAGAGAATTGTAAAATCTTGGTAAATCTTGACGAACCACTTAGCATTGCGGCTGAGAATAACAAAATAAGTGACTGTTTTGCAGTATCCTCATGGTGGTACAATGAAAGTCCATCTTTTTGTCAATTGCATGCTCCAAATCTTAAAATGCTATTGCTAAATATAGTTGGTCATAGATCATGGAATTCCCTAGATTTATCACATTTAATATTTGAAGGAATACAAGGACTTGAGGTTTTATCTCTAACCATTGACTACAAAATAGTACCATTATCATTTCCTCCATCAATCCAATTGTTGACAAATGTTCGAACTCTACGCTTAAATGGATTGAAGTTTGGTGACATTTCTTTCATAGGAAGCTTAACAAGACTTGAGGTTCTTGACTTGCGACGTTGTGAGTTCGATGAACTTCCTACCAAAATAGGAAAACTCAAAAGCCTGAAGCTGCTAGATCTGTCAGAATGtcatatttttgaaaacaactacAATGGAGCAATAGGGAAATGTTCAAATCTAGAGGAGTTATATGCTTCAGCATGCTACCCAGAAGAGTATGTTTATGAGATCATTCTGGACATTGGTGTTCTCCCAAATCTACAAAGATTTGTACTTAACGACCCAATCGTTCGGGAAAGAACAAGAGTTCTACAATTGAATGATTTTGATATCTCAAAGTTGAGGACAactaaaaagatttttttacaaatagCGGAAATTGTTGTTTTGAGAGGCCTCCATGGAGAATGTAAAAATATCATTCCAAATATGGTTGAAGTTGTGGGAGGCATGAATAATTTGTCTACTCTATGTTTTGTTGACTGCCAAGAAATTGAATGCATCCTTGATAAAACTTCTGATTCCAAGGTAGATGATTTAATTCCGATGTTGGTCGAGTTACGCCTTCAAATTATGAGAAACTTGAAAGGATTGTGTCAAGGTCCAACTTTGCAAGTGCTACCCTTCTTTGAGAAACTAGAAATACTTGAATTACGATACTGTCCACAGTTACACAACATTTTTCCATTGGAATGTAAGTTACATAATCTTAAGTCCCTCAATTTATCTTATAGTAGGTCCAGTGAAGTACTCTTCCCTTTATCTGTTGCTCAAAGTTTGTTACAACTAGAAAAGCTAATAGTGGAGGGTTGCGACGAATTGAAGCATATAATATTGTGTGATAGAGAGCATGACTTTAATGCAAGAACGGAAATAGTTCAAGCACAAAGGGATTCTCATTTTCTGATGCCTTGTTTAAGGGAAGTTAAAATTCATGATTGTTGGAAGTTGGAGTCTATATTCCCAATCTGTTATGTTGAAGGACTTTCACAACTACAAATGATAGATGTATGGAATGTTCCTCAGCTGGAATATGTATTTGATGAATGTTATCATGCATATCAACCATTCCAGGACAACATCTTTCTTCCTAATTTAGAAGTTCTCAAACTTTGTAATCTTCACAATCTCTTTGGTATGTTTCCCTTAGACTACTCCCAAGTAGGGTGGCCATATGAGTCTCTGAGGAAGCTAACTGTGCAGCATTGTTCAAGATTTTCAAGATTGTGGCTTGATGTCATGGTTGGATCTTTTCCAATACACCATCTTCTGAATGAT ACCAATCCCTCAAAACTGCAAGAACTAGTTGTAAGTGGTATACATCATTTGTCCATCATATTATGGAACCTACCTATCAGCAGTCTCCTATATCTTCAATATGTACAAGTGAGTAATtgtgaaaatttgaaatgtttgTTCTCCATGGAAAAACATAGTAGCCTACCAGAGTTAATGTCCCTCCGTGTCTACGACTGCCAAAAGTTGGAACAAATCTTCGAAGCAAATGAAGAACATCTGCAGCTTCCTAATATGGAAGTATATTTTCCAAAGCTAAAACATATAGAAGTCCAAAACTGCAACAATTTGAAAAGTCTTTTCCCTGTTGCTATGGTTAGAATGCTTCCACAATTAAGCACGCTTCGAATATCAAAAGCTAATCAACTGGAAGAGGTTTTTAAACGTGGTCCTGGAGATGATATTATCAATCAAATGGAAGTTGTACTTCCAAACTTATCAGACATTACATTGGATGATCTACCGAGTTTTATTGATATATTCCACACTAGCAAGTTATATGTCGTTAAACCTCTAAAACTCTGCATATATAAATGCCCCAAAGCTTCTCTAAATTTGAGAAACAAATTCAG GATGAAACTTGAAGAAACAGCAGATGAGATGATGAAGCTTCTCTCTTCATGA
- the LOC101493495 gene encoding disease resistance protein At4g27190-like isoform X2, with the protein MAKYLAGPVIREVQYFLCVNKVMNDLENEKEVLASERDNLLIRVAQAKERTEVIEKPVEKWLNDVENLLRAVEDLVQRMETDNNCFQGWFPTCRRYLLCKQMVQEISTIGKLKGKSNDIQPFSHRAQLPGVYGLGGCGKTTLVTEVGKKSEELDMFDKVISITVSRTPNNRGIQGKIADMLNLKLMEESEEGRAQRIWLRLKDNKRILLILDDLWREFHLKDIGIRLDNVNRSTWKILVTTRREHVCTLMDCQKNIHLGLLSEDESWTLFRKFARIDDEYSELLDSVPRRICNECKGLPITIKTIGSSLKGRQEIEWQQAFDMLRDSKASNDEDTLMPTLNCFKFSYDYLQRPEAQRLFLMCSLFPEDYHIPIEDLMRYAIGQGVERTHSLQSTRSLIQAHINKLLDSCLLMPGSVKMHDMVRDAALWIANRSENCKILVNLDEPLSIAAENNKISDCFAVSSWWYNESPSFCQLHAPNLKMLLLNIVGHRSWNSLDLSHLIFEGIQGLEVLSLTIDYKIVPLSFPPSIQLLTNVRTLRLNGLKFGDISFIGSLTRLEVLDLRRCEFDELPTKIGKLKSLKLLDLSECHIFENNYNGAIGKCSNLEELYASACYPEEYVYEIILDIGVLPNLQRFVLNDPIVRERTRVLQLNDFDISKLRTTKKIFLQIAEIVVLRGLHGECKNIIPNMVEVVGGMNNLSTLCFVDCQEIECILDKTSDSKVDDLIPMLVELRLQIMRNLKGLCQGPTLQVLPFFEKLEILELRYCPQLHNIFPLECKLHNLKSLNLSYSRSSEVLFPLSVAQSLLQLEKLIVEGCDELKHIILCDREHDFNARTEIVQAQRDSHFLMPCLREVKIHDCWKLESIFPICYVEGLSQLQMIDVWNVPQLEYVFDECYHAYQPFQDNIFLPNLEVLKLCNLHNLFGMFPLDYSQVGWPYESLRKLTVQHCSRFSRLWLDVMVGSFPIHHLLNDTNPSKLQELVVSGIHHLSIILWNLPISSLLYLQYVQVSNCENLKCLFSMEKHSSLPELMSLRVYDCQKLEQIFEANEEHLQLPNMEVYFPKLKHIEVQNCNNLKSLFPVAMVRMLPQLSTLRISKANQLEEVFKRGPGDDIINQMEVVLPNLSDITLDDLPSFIDIFHTSKLYVVKPLKLCIYKCPKASLNLRNKFRMKLEETADEMMKLLSS; encoded by the exons ATGGCTAAATATTTGGCGGGACCAGTAATTCGCGAAGTACAATACTTTCTTTGTGTAAATAAAGTAATGAATGATCTTGAGAATGAAAAGGAGGTGTTGGCATCCGAGAGAGACAACTTGCTAATTCGTGTTGCACAAGCAAAGGAGAGAACAGAAGTAATTGAAAAACCAGTGGAGAAGTGGCTGAATGATGTAGAAAATCTCTTAAGAGCGGTGGAGGATCTTGTTCAGAGGATGGAGACTGACAACAATTGCTTTCAAGGATGGTTTCCAACATGTAGGAGGTATCTTTTGTGCAAGCAAATGGTACAAGAGATATCAACAATAGGGAAACTGAAAGGCAAAAGCAATGATATTCAACCATTTTCTCACCGTGCTCAGCTACCAG GAGTGTATGGACTAGGTGGATGTGGAAAAACAACCCTTGTAACAGAAGTTGGCAAGAAGTCTGAAGAATTGGATATGTTTGATAAGGTTATATCAATCACAGTGTCTCGAACTCCAAACAATAGAGGCATTCAGGGAAAAATTGCAGATATGTTAAACTTGAAATTGATGGAAGAAAGTGAAGAAGGAAGAGCACAACGTATATGGTTGCGTTTAAAAGATAATAAGCGAATTCTTCTAATACTAGACGATCTGTGGAGAGAGTTTCATTTGAAAGATATAGGGATTCGCTTAGACAATGTTAATAGAAGCACATGGAAAATCCTTGTAACCACTCGTAGAGAGCATGTTTGTACTTTAATGGActgtcaaaaaaatattcatttggGGCTCTTGTCTGAAGATGAATCTTGGACTTTATTCCGAAAGTTTGCAAGAATTGATGACGAATATTCTGAGTTATTGGATAGTGTGCCACGGAGAATCTGCAATGAATGTAAGGGACTTCCCATAACAATCAAAACTATAGGGTCATCATTAAAAGGAAGGCAAGAAATCGAGTGGCAGCAAGCATTTGATATGTTGAGGGATTCAAAGGCATCCAATGATGAAGATACATTGATGCCTACTTTAAATTGCTTTAAATTTAGCTATGATTATTTGCAAAGGCCGGAAGCGCAACGGCTCTTTCTGATGTGTTCTCTTTTTCCAGAAGACTATCACATCCCAATAGAAGATTTGATGAGGTATGCAATTGGACAAGGTGTGGAAAGAACGCACTCATTGCAATCAACAAGGAGCTTGATCCAAGCACACATAAATAAACTTTTGGATTCTTGCTTGCTGATGCCTGGTTCTGTGAAGATGCATGACATGGTTCGCGATGCAGCCTTATGGATCGCAAATAGATCAGAGAATTGTAAAATCTTGGTAAATCTTGACGAACCACTTAGCATTGCGGCTGAGAATAACAAAATAAGTGACTGTTTTGCAGTATCCTCATGGTGGTACAATGAAAGTCCATCTTTTTGTCAATTGCATGCTCCAAATCTTAAAATGCTATTGCTAAATATAGTTGGTCATAGATCATGGAATTCCCTAGATTTATCACATTTAATATTTGAAGGAATACAAGGACTTGAGGTTTTATCTCTAACCATTGACTACAAAATAGTACCATTATCATTTCCTCCATCAATCCAATTGTTGACAAATGTTCGAACTCTACGCTTAAATGGATTGAAGTTTGGTGACATTTCTTTCATAGGAAGCTTAACAAGACTTGAGGTTCTTGACTTGCGACGTTGTGAGTTCGATGAACTTCCTACCAAAATAGGAAAACTCAAAAGCCTGAAGCTGCTAGATCTGTCAGAATGtcatatttttgaaaacaactacAATGGAGCAATAGGGAAATGTTCAAATCTAGAGGAGTTATATGCTTCAGCATGCTACCCAGAAGAGTATGTTTATGAGATCATTCTGGACATTGGTGTTCTCCCAAATCTACAAAGATTTGTACTTAACGACCCAATCGTTCGGGAAAGAACAAGAGTTCTACAATTGAATGATTTTGATATCTCAAAGTTGAGGACAactaaaaagatttttttacaaatagCGGAAATTGTTGTTTTGAGAGGCCTCCATGGAGAATGTAAAAATATCATTCCAAATATGGTTGAAGTTGTGGGAGGCATGAATAATTTGTCTACTCTATGTTTTGTTGACTGCCAAGAAATTGAATGCATCCTTGATAAAACTTCTGATTCCAAGGTAGATGATTTAATTCCGATGTTGGTCGAGTTACGCCTTCAAATTATGAGAAACTTGAAAGGATTGTGTCAAGGTCCAACTTTGCAAGTGCTACCCTTCTTTGAGAAACTAGAAATACTTGAATTACGATACTGTCCACAGTTACACAACATTTTTCCATTGGAATGTAAGTTACATAATCTTAAGTCCCTCAATTTATCTTATAGTAGGTCCAGTGAAGTACTCTTCCCTTTATCTGTTGCTCAAAGTTTGTTACAACTAGAAAAGCTAATAGTGGAGGGTTGCGACGAATTGAAGCATATAATATTGTGTGATAGAGAGCATGACTTTAATGCAAGAACGGAAATAGTTCAAGCACAAAGGGATTCTCATTTTCTGATGCCTTGTTTAAGGGAAGTTAAAATTCATGATTGTTGGAAGTTGGAGTCTATATTCCCAATCTGTTATGTTGAAGGACTTTCACAACTACAAATGATAGATGTATGGAATGTTCCTCAGCTGGAATATGTATTTGATGAATGTTATCATGCATATCAACCATTCCAGGACAACATCTTTCTTCCTAATTTAGAAGTTCTCAAACTTTGTAATCTTCACAATCTCTTTGGTATGTTTCCCTTAGACTACTCCCAAGTAGGGTGGCCATATGAGTCTCTGAGGAAGCTAACTGTGCAGCATTGTTCAAGATTTTCAAGATTGTGGCTTGATGTCATGGTTGGATCTTTTCCAATACACCATCTTCTGAATGAT ACCAATCCCTCAAAACTGCAAGAACTAGTTGTAAGTGGTATACATCATTTGTCCATCATATTATGGAACCTACCTATCAGCAGTCTCCTATATCTTCAATATGTACAAGTGAGTAATtgtgaaaatttgaaatgtttgTTCTCCATGGAAAAACATAGTAGCCTACCAGAGTTAATGTCCCTCCGTGTCTACGACTGCCAAAAGTTGGAACAAATCTTCGAAGCAAATGAAGAACATCTGCAGCTTCCTAATATGGAAGTATATTTTCCAAAGCTAAAACATATAGAAGTCCAAAACTGCAACAATTTGAAAAGTCTTTTCCCTGTTGCTATGGTTAGAATGCTTCCACAATTAAGCACGCTTCGAATATCAAAAGCTAATCAACTGGAAGAGGTTTTTAAACGTGGTCCTGGAGATGATATTATCAATCAAATGGAAGTTGTACTTCCAAACTTATCAGACATTACATTGGATGATCTACCGAGTTTTATTGATATATTCCACACTAGCAAGTTATATGTCGTTAAACCTCTAAAACTCTGCATATATAAATGCCCCAAAGCTTCTCTAAATTTGAGAAACAAATTCAG GATGAAACTTGAAGAAACAGCAGATGAGATGATGAAGCTTCTCTCTTCATGA